From the genome of Mucispirillum schaedleri ASF457:
TGGCATTAACAGCAGATGGAAAAATACTGTTATTACTTTCTGGGAAGATATGGGGCAGTATGCAGTATTAAAGGATTACTCATATCTTGATAATGGTGGAACTCTTCAAAAATGCAGTGCTCAAAATAATCTGCTTTTATGCAGTATGATATATAGTGACGAAAGAACAGCTTATGGAAATAATTTTTATACTTATATATTAGATAATGACAGCTTTTATCTATATTCTTATAAAAATATTACAGGTATAGCTGATAAGAAAGCAGCATGCACATATTATACTTATAGTGCTGAAAATAAAAAATCTATCCATGATGTTACATTAGACTATCTTAAAAATTTAAGAGATAAATCATACAGCAGTAAAAAATGTGCTAAATTAGTGGGTGTAGAATAGGCGAATTATCTAACAAAATATTTTTCATCTCTAAAAATCAGGCTTAAAATGTCAGCAGTGCATATTTGCTATATCTCCCATATTGATAATGCCACAGCTTCACTATTTAACTCTTTATACATATCAGTTAAACATATTACAGCACCATATCCAAGCTGTTTATGAAGCACTGCTTTTTTAAATGATGAAATATATTTATTTTCAGGCTCAGATATATTTTTAATATTTACTGGATAAAAATATTCTTCATCTTCTATTAATAAGTCAATAGATACTTTTGAGTTATCTCTGTAATGGTAAAACAATGCTTTTCTGCCGTTATGTCTGTAACTTTTTAAAATCTCCATAATAACAAAAGTTTCAAAAAAACTGCTGCTTAGATTACTTTTTTCAAGTTCTTCTGCACTGTTTATTGACAAAAGCCATGCTGCAAGCCCTGTGTCAGTCATATATATTTTTGGTGCTTTTATATACCGCTTTGTATTTTCTGTATAATATGGCTTTAATAAATAAACAATACCTGCCTGCTCTAATATATACACCCAGCTTTTTATTGTATTTGGCACAGCATTCACTTTCTCTGCTATCTCTGTAATATTTAATTCCTTTCCTGTGTAGAAAGCCATGATTGTTAAAAAATTTAGAAAAACTGCTTTATTAGTTACACTTATTTTATCATTTATATCTTTCTGTAATATATTTTCTATTTTACTGCTGTAAAAATTATCCCATATATCAAAATCATCTGTTTCTTCATAGTCTGGGAAAAATCCACGCCATATCAGTTTATAAGTATGGTGAATACTTTTTTTGCTTATAATACATGGTGGACGCTTTGACGGCACAAACGGTTTCTGTATATGCCCCATATTTGCCATTTCATAAATAGAAAGCCCCATTAATTCTAAATATATACATTTATTCTGCATATATTCTTTATACTCATTCGTGAAGTCTAGCTGCTGATTTGCAATAAAGATTATTTTTTTATTTTCAATTTCTGTAATATGCTGGAGCAGATTTAATGAATACTGAATATCATTGATTATTAAAGGCGGTTTATGTCTGCTGAAAAATTGACTGGTGGAATTATTTGCAAGCAGCATTTCTTTAATATTGCTTAAAGGAACACATGGAATATTATCGTAATATGAGCAGGCAGCAGAAAGTTTACCTGCTCCACGCATACCTGTTATAATTACAGGTTTATCTATATTTCCAAGTTTTCTAATATATTCAACTATACTTCGCCTTACAAATCTCAAAACAACTCCAATATGCAGTCATATTTCATATTTACATTATATTTAATATTTAGTATATTTTTCTTTAATTTATATAATAATTAATTATTAATCAAGAGCTTTCTTATTTGCAGTTAAAATGAATATATGTCAATAATGTGTATTTCTAATGGAATTATCTTTTTATATGGCTTATGACACAGTCAAAAAAAGAAGCAGAAAGTTTTATTCCTGCTTCTTAATTTATATATTACAAAATATGTTACTAACTCATTTTTGCATTTATGGCTTTTTGTTTGTTTTCATTGAGTTTTGTCATGAAAAGAAGAATAATTGCTAAAATACAGCCGCCAATCATAACTATAAAACCACCATTCCAGCCAAAAAAGTCTACAGTATAGCCAACTATAGCACTTGCTGCAACTGAACCGCCAAGATAACCAAAAAGTCCAGTAAAGCCTGCCGCTGTTCCTGCTGCTTTTTTAGGAGCAAGCTCTAATGCATATAACCCTATCAGCATAACAGGACCATATATTAAGAAACCAATAGCTATCATACATGCCATATCAACTGTTGGATTGCCAGCTGGGTTTAACCAGAATATTGTAACAGCTATTGTTACAAGTATCATAAAGAAAAGACCTGTAATACTTCTTGAGCCTTTAAAAACTTTATCACTCATCCAGCCACAAAGAAGAGTGCCGGGAATACCTGCATATTCATATAAAAAATAACCTATTGAGCTCATCTGCATTTCAAAGCCTTTTACTTCTCTTAAATATGTAGGCGACCAGTCTAATATGCCATAACGAATGAGATAAACAAATACATTAGCGATAGCTATAAACCATAATAATTTATTAGGGAATACATACTGCATAAATATTTCTTTTGCAGTTAATTCTTTTTCTGATGTGTCTTTATTATAATCAGGTGGATAATCGTTTTTATATTCTTCAATAGATGGTAAACCACATGACTGTGGAGTATCTCTCATTAAAAAGAAAGCTAATACAGCAACAGTAATAGCTGCAAGAGAAGGCATATAAAAAGCAGCACGCCAGTCATGAAACCAAGCCATACCCCATAAAAAGAATATTGGTGGAAGCCCCCCTCCAACATTATGAGCAACATTCCATAAGGAAACTATAGTTCCACGCTCTTTATGAGACCACCAGTGAACCATTGTTCTCCCACATGGAGGCCAGCCCATACCTTGAAACCATCCACAAAGAAAGAGAAGGACAAACATTATAGTAACAGAAGAAGTCGCCCATTCAAATCTACCCATAATAAGCATCATAGAAGCTGCCAGAATTAAGCCGACTGGTAAAAATACCCGTGGATTTGCCCTGTCAGAGAATGAACCCATAATGAATTTTGAAAAACCGTAGGCTATAGATACACCAGAAAGAGCAATACCAAGCTCGCCTTTTGTATATCCATATTCTTCAATAAGGTAAGGCATTGCCAAACCAAAATTTTTGCGGACAAAATAATATGCTGCATAGCCTATAAATATACCCACAAAAATTTGAACACGCAGACGCTTATAAAGAAGGTCTACCTGTTCTTCAGGCACTCTCTCAATGTGAGGAGCAGGTTTAAAAATATTTATCATACTTATACCTCCCTAATATGATATAAAATAAAACTATCTTTTAAAAAGGAAGAAAAACAGGCAAATATAATCAGACTGTTAGTATGATGTATTTTTACATCGATACTATATTTATGTCAATCAATATTTTATTATAGAATAGATTTAGTTGTATTTATATATTGTTATCAGGCAGTTTCATTTGAAATGCTTCTAATATATGAGTGCATTCTATTTTAGAACAGCTGTTTAAATCTGCTATGGTTCTTGAGGTTTTTAAGATTTTAGAGTAGGAACGGGCTGAAATATTATGTTTTGACATGATTTGTTCCATTATTTTTAAGGCATTGTCATCTAGATTGCAGTATTTCCTTACCATGCTTTCACTCATTTCAGAATTATAAAGTATCCCCTCATCTTTAAATCTCTCAGCCTGTATTTTATGCGCATTAATTACCCGACAGCGAATATCAGCAGAAGATTCTCCCTCCT
Proteins encoded in this window:
- a CDS encoding ATP-binding protein; amino-acid sequence: MRFVRRSIVEYIRKLGNIDKPVIITGMRGAGKLSAACSYYDNIPCVPLSNIKEMLLANNSTSQFFSRHKPPLIINDIQYSLNLLQHITEIENKKIIFIANQQLDFTNEYKEYMQNKCIYLELMGLSIYEMANMGHIQKPFVPSKRPPCIISKKSIHHTYKLIWRGFFPDYEETDDFDIWDNFYSSKIENILQKDINDKISVTNKAVFLNFLTIMAFYTGKELNITEIAEKVNAVPNTIKSWVYILEQAGIVYLLKPYYTENTKRYIKAPKIYMTDTGLAAWLLSINSAEELEKSNLSSSFFETFVIMEILKSYRHNGRKALFYHYRDNSKVSIDLLIEDEEYFYPVNIKNISEPENKYISSFKKAVLHKQLGYGAVICLTDMYKELNSEAVALSIWEI
- the glpT gene encoding glycerol-3-phosphate transporter gives rise to the protein MINIFKPAPHIERVPEEQVDLLYKRLRVQIFVGIFIGYAAYYFVRKNFGLAMPYLIEEYGYTKGELGIALSGVSIAYGFSKFIMGSFSDRANPRVFLPVGLILAASMMLIMGRFEWATSSVTIMFVLLFLCGWFQGMGWPPCGRTMVHWWSHKERGTIVSLWNVAHNVGGGLPPIFFLWGMAWFHDWRAAFYMPSLAAITVAVLAFFLMRDTPQSCGLPSIEEYKNDYPPDYNKDTSEKELTAKEIFMQYVFPNKLLWFIAIANVFVYLIRYGILDWSPTYLREVKGFEMQMSSIGYFLYEYAGIPGTLLCGWMSDKVFKGSRSITGLFFMILVTIAVTIFWLNPAGNPTVDMACMIAIGFLIYGPVMLIGLYALELAPKKAAGTAAGFTGLFGYLGGSVAASAIVGYTVDFFGWNGGFIVMIGGCILAIILLFMTKLNENKQKAINAKMS